A single Ziziphus jujuba cultivar Dongzao chromosome 11, ASM3175591v1 DNA region contains:
- the LOC107433278 gene encoding protein SRC2 → MEQRTLEINVVSATDLKDVNLITKMDVYAVVSISGDSHPYHQKTKTNVDRGCGSKPTWNYPMKFTINDAAAKQNRLSLVFNIRCERSLGDKDIGQVIVPVKELLDSAGDGSSMKFTSYQVRKPSGKPKGVLNFSFKFGEKFSAAAATASAAEYVATKTKTAEEPVTAYPAPPGVGSSVGAYPPPPGAYPPYPPVQGYGGYPPPPPQPGYGAYPPPPQPGYGYPPPGYGYPPPGQGYGQPPLQQAGKKKNKFGMGMGAGLLGGLLGGMLIGDMVSDAAAYDAGYDGGFDDAGFGDF, encoded by the coding sequence ATGGAGCAAAGGACTTTAGAGATCAACGTCGTCTCCGCCACAGATCTCAAAGATGTCAACCTCATCACAAAGATGGATGTATACGCCGTCGTTTCGATCTCCGGCGACTCTCATCCCTACCACCAGAAGACCAAGACCAACGTTGACCGTGGCTGCGGATCCAAACCCACATGGAATTACCCCATGAAATTCACCATCAACGACGCCGCCGCAAAGCAGAACCGACTCTCACTCGTCTTCAACATCCGCTGCGAGCGCAGTCTCGGCGACAAAGACATCGGCCAAGTCATCGTCCCGGTCAAAGAGCTTCTTGACTCTGCTGGTGATGGAAGCTCCATGAAATTCACGAGCTACCAGGTCAGAAAACCCTCCGGAAAACCCAAAGGCGTGCTCAATTTCTCCTTCAAATTTGGGGAAAAGTTCTCCGCCGCCGCTGCCACGGCCTCCGCTGCCGAATATGTAGCTACGAAGACGAAAACAGCCGAAGAGCCCGTCACCGCTTATCCGGCGCCCCCGGGGGTCGGGTCTTCGGTCGGAGCATATCCACCACCTCCGGGAGCATATCCACCTTATCCGCCGGTACAGGGATACGGAGGGTATCCACCACCGCCGCCTCAACCAGGTTATGGTGCATACCCGCCACCGCCTCAACCGGGTTATGGATATCCACCGCCTGGATATGGGTATCCACCGCCGGGTCAGGGGTATGGGCAGCCGCCGTTGCAGCAAgcagggaagaagaagaacaagtttGGAATGGGAATGGGAGCTGGATTGCTAGGAGGACTGCTGGGTGGGATGTTGATCGGAGATATGGTGTCGGATGCGGCTGCTTATGATGCCGGGTACGATGGCGGGTTTGATGATGCCGGGTTCGGTGATTTTTGA